In one Nicotiana sylvestris chromosome 8, ASM39365v2, whole genome shotgun sequence genomic region, the following are encoded:
- the LOC138875833 gene encoding uncharacterized protein, which produces MRDGVNTRLEVWRQTLETKGFKLSRSKTEYLECKFSDERNEEEVEVKVDTQVIPTRDSFKYRGSIIQGNGEIDYDVTHRIGAGWMRWRQASGVLCNNNVPHRLKVKFYRVVVRLAILYRAECLARQEIPCPEDERDRDEDV; this is translated from the coding sequence atgCGGGATGGTGTTAACACTAGGTTGGAAGTTTGGAGACAGACGCTGGAGaccaaaggtttcaagttgagtaggtcaAAAAccgaatacttggagtgcaagttcagtgatGAGAGGAATGAAGAAGAAGTGGAAGTAAAGGTTGATACTCAAGTCATTCCCACACGAGATAGTTTCAAGTATCGTGGGTCTATAATCCAAGGCAACGGGGAGATTGACTATGATGTTACTCATCGCATTGGAGCGGGTTGGATGAGATGGAGGCAAGCTTCGGGGGTTTTGTGCAATAATAATGTGCCGCATAGACTTAAGGTTAAATTCTACAGGGTGGTGGTTAGACTGGCTATATTGTATAGAGCTGAGTGTTTGGCCCGTCAAGAAAtcccatgtccagaagatgagCGTGACCGAGATGAGGATGTTTAG